A portion of the Lysinibacillus timonensis genome contains these proteins:
- a CDS encoding PH domain-containing protein yields the protein MMSEPVNQIPIKGLSVWRLYGVIGTIIALFIAVGISVIAYWYKWPIFIYYLLVGIVIIDAIATIWIIPNLRWRHWRYDVREHEIETQSGIIIVKKTIIPMIRVQHVDTSQGPILKRYSLANVSISTAATIHVIPMLLSEDADQLRERISVLARVTEDDV from the coding sequence ATGATGAGTGAGCCAGTCAACCAAATCCCTATTAAAGGACTTTCGGTTTGGCGCTTATACGGTGTAATCGGTACAATAATTGCTTTATTTATAGCTGTTGGTATTAGTGTAATCGCCTATTGGTATAAATGGCCAATTTTTATTTATTATCTACTAGTAGGGATTGTGATCATCGATGCCATTGCGACCATATGGATTATTCCGAATTTAAGATGGCGACATTGGCGGTATGATGTACGAGAGCATGAAATAGAAACTCAAAGTGGCATAATTATTGTTAAGAAAACCATTATTCCAATGATTCGGGTACAGCATGTTGATACTAGTCAAGGTCCTATACTGAAAAGATATAGTTTAGCTAATGTTTCAATCTCTACAGCGGCGACCATTCATGTAATTCCAATGTTATTATCAGAAGATGCCGATCAGTTGCGAGAACGTATTTCTGTGCTAGCAAGGGTGACGGAAGATGATGTCTAA
- a CDS encoding DEAD/DEAH box helicase, with translation MTNFSELNISESTLRSLQRMGFEEATPIQEGTIKFAMEGKDIIGQAQTGTGKTAAFGIPLIEKIDTKNPAIQALIIAPTRELAIQVSEELYKLGYDKRVKILSVYGGQDIGRQIRALKNRPQIIVGTPGRIIDHINRHTLKLENVQTLVLDEADEMLNMGFIDDINAILEKVPEERQTLLFSATMPPAIRKIATNFMKTPEEVKIKSKEMTVENIDQYFVKSQEREKFDILSRLLNVHQPELAIIFGRTKRRVDELAQALTLRGYLAEGIHGDLSQAKRLSVLRQFKENKIDILVATDVAARGLDISGVTHVYNFDIPQDPESYVHRIGRTGRAGKSGLAVTFVTPREMGYLRIVEETTKKRMTPLRPPSESEALAGQQQQAMETLVEIVQANDLGDYRILANELLENYDAVDLVAAAIKSMTKEPDDTPVTISEERPLPMRKERTSSRGGRDRGPRRDGGRGGNRSGGRGGERAGRREGGRREGSERRRPRRRDS, from the coding sequence TTGACAAATTTTTCAGAATTAAACATTAGTGAATCAACTTTACGTTCTTTGCAACGTATGGGATTTGAAGAAGCCACACCAATCCAAGAAGGTACTATCAAGTTTGCCATGGAGGGTAAAGACATTATTGGTCAAGCCCAAACAGGTACTGGTAAAACTGCTGCATTTGGTATTCCACTAATAGAAAAGATAGACACTAAAAACCCTGCGATTCAAGCATTGATAATCGCTCCTACTCGTGAATTAGCCATTCAGGTATCAGAAGAACTTTACAAACTCGGATATGATAAACGTGTAAAAATTTTATCAGTATATGGTGGACAAGATATCGGTCGCCAAATTCGTGCATTAAAAAATAGACCGCAAATTATCGTAGGTACACCAGGCCGAATTATAGACCATATTAATCGTCATACATTAAAACTTGAAAATGTTCAGACGCTCGTTTTAGATGAAGCTGATGAAATGTTGAACATGGGATTCATTGATGACATCAATGCAATTTTAGAAAAAGTACCTGAGGAAAGACAAACATTATTATTCTCAGCTACAATGCCACCTGCAATTCGTAAAATTGCAACGAATTTTATGAAAACCCCTGAAGAAGTAAAAATTAAATCAAAAGAAATGACAGTTGAAAATATTGATCAATATTTTGTTAAATCTCAAGAACGTGAAAAGTTCGATATCTTATCGCGATTATTAAATGTACACCAACCAGAATTAGCAATTATTTTCGGTCGTACAAAACGTCGTGTAGATGAATTAGCGCAAGCATTAACACTACGTGGTTATTTAGCTGAAGGGATTCATGGTGATTTAAGTCAGGCAAAACGTCTTTCAGTATTACGTCAATTTAAAGAGAACAAAATCGATATTCTTGTAGCTACTGATGTCGCTGCACGTGGACTTGACATTTCAGGTGTTACACATGTTTATAACTTTGATATTCCACAAGATCCGGAAAGTTATGTTCACCGTATCGGACGTACAGGACGTGCTGGAAAATCAGGCCTTGCTGTTACGTTTGTAACTCCAAGAGAAATGGGCTATTTACGTATCGTTGAAGAAACAACGAAAAAACGTATGACTCCACTTCGTCCACCTTCTGAATCAGAGGCTTTAGCTGGCCAACAACAGCAAGCGATGGAGACGTTAGTAGAAATCGTTCAGGCAAATGATTTAGGTGATTATCGTATTTTAGCAAACGAGCTTTTAGAAAATTATGATGCAGTTGATTTAGTTGCAGCAGCCATTAAGTCTATGACTAAAGAACCTGATGATACACCGGTAACGATATCGGAAGAACGTCCGTTGCCAATGAGAAAAGAGCGCACAAGTAGCCGTGGAGGACGTGATCGTGGTCCTCGAAGAGACGGTGGACGTGGCGGTAATCGATCTGGTGGACGTGGTGGTGAGCGCGCGGGCCGTCGTGAAGGTGGTCGCCGTGAAGGTAGCGAACGTCGTCGTCCCCGCCGTCGCGATAGTTAA
- a CDS encoding carboxylesterase — protein MAKGILMLHGFTGGPYEVKPLANYIKEHTNWIIECPTFCGHGEILSLNGYTAEHWLLDAEIAYRKLLKVADEIIVVGFSMGGVIALYLANKYKVNKIVLLSAAAKYIAPKQFLKDLHLLVKDAINGHLIDNELFKRYEHKINNVPVSSAVQFMRIVRMVTPLIRSINVPTYIVQGKCDGIVPYATANYLYNQLPSSEKYIFFSPNGKHHICYSDDCGVWFPEILKFLQGK, from the coding sequence ATGGCAAAAGGAATATTAATGTTACATGGTTTTACGGGTGGTCCATATGAAGTAAAACCTTTAGCAAATTATATAAAAGAACATACAAACTGGATAATTGAGTGTCCAACGTTTTGTGGTCATGGTGAAATTCTTTCCTTAAACGGATATACAGCTGAACATTGGTTATTGGATGCCGAAATAGCGTATCGAAAACTGTTAAAGGTAGCAGATGAAATTATTGTTGTTGGATTTTCTATGGGAGGGGTTATAGCTTTATACTTAGCTAATAAATATAAGGTAAACAAAATTGTATTACTTAGTGCTGCCGCGAAGTATATTGCTCCTAAACAGTTCTTAAAAGATCTTCACCTCTTAGTAAAAGATGCAATTAATGGGCATCTAATAGATAACGAATTATTTAAACGATACGAGCACAAAATAAATAACGTACCTGTTAGTAGCGCTGTTCAGTTTATGAGGATAGTAAGAATGGTTACTCCACTTATTCGTTCAATAAATGTGCCCACATATATTGTACAAGGAAAATGCGATGGTATTGTGCCATACGCAACAGCAAATTATCTTTACAATCAACTACCATCAAGTGAAAAGTACATATTCTTTTCGCCTAATGGTAAGCATCATATTTGTTATAGTGACGATTGTGGAGTGTGGTTTCCAGAGATATTAAAATTTTTACAAGGAAAATAA
- the murF gene encoding UDP-N-acetylmuramoyl-tripeptide--D-alanyl-D-alanine ligase: protein MKKTFKEIANWLNIDSEQNNHLVITGVSIDTRTIKEGDLFIPFRGEKVNGHHYINQAIQNGAAAALWLKDEPHPPSNFPILYVDDTEIALQQMARCYRDEHKAIFVGITGSNGKTSTKDILASALSPYYKVQKTIGNFNNQLGLPITILSLDEDTEVAVLEMGMSGFGEIEFLSTLARPHYAVITNIGEAHLQDLGSREGIAKAKFEIIKGLDQHGTLFYDGDEPLLQALVGEEPNLNVESFGFKQENSLVASSIVTTENGSRFDVRGELNGEYSIPILGKHQVKNALSAMLVAKSIGLRDDQIHFGLEQAKLTDMRMQLVPTDNGILFINDAYNAAPTSMTAAIQFIQSSNIRPDKWLVLGDMLELGDNEQQFHEQIADTIDETKISTVCLFGPRMKWLYDKLASKFSVDRLIHSIDKYDEISQMIELNATSESLILLKGSRGMKLEKILERFS, encoded by the coding sequence GTGAAAAAGACATTTAAAGAGATTGCAAACTGGTTAAATATAGATAGTGAACAAAATAATCATCTAGTCATAACAGGTGTTTCAATTGACACACGTACAATAAAAGAAGGAGATTTGTTTATACCTTTTCGCGGGGAGAAGGTAAATGGTCATCACTATATAAATCAAGCGATTCAAAACGGCGCGGCGGCAGCACTATGGCTTAAAGATGAACCGCATCCACCTTCTAATTTTCCGATTCTCTATGTAGATGATACTGAAATTGCTTTGCAACAAATGGCGCGTTGCTATCGTGATGAACACAAAGCGATCTTTGTAGGTATTACTGGTTCCAATGGGAAGACTTCAACGAAGGATATTTTAGCTAGTGCTTTGTCACCCTATTATAAAGTGCAAAAAACAATCGGCAATTTTAACAATCAACTAGGATTACCCATTACAATACTATCTCTAGATGAAGATACTGAGGTTGCTGTTTTAGAAATGGGCATGAGTGGCTTTGGAGAAATTGAATTTTTATCTACTTTAGCAAGACCTCACTATGCAGTTATTACAAATATTGGTGAGGCCCATTTACAAGACTTAGGTTCAAGAGAAGGAATCGCCAAAGCAAAGTTTGAAATTATTAAAGGTCTCGATCAACACGGGACGTTGTTCTATGATGGCGATGAACCTTTATTACAAGCTTTAGTCGGGGAAGAACCGAACCTAAATGTCGAATCGTTTGGGTTTAAACAAGAAAATTCATTAGTTGCTTCAAGTATAGTGACCACTGAAAATGGTAGCCGTTTTGATGTGCGCGGAGAACTAAACGGGGAATATTCGATACCTATTTTAGGGAAGCATCAAGTGAAAAATGCATTGAGTGCAATGTTGGTTGCTAAATCAATTGGACTTCGTGATGACCAAATTCACTTTGGCCTAGAACAAGCAAAACTTACAGATATGCGCATGCAGCTAGTTCCGACGGATAATGGCATATTATTTATTAATGATGCTTATAATGCTGCACCTACATCTATGACTGCAGCAATTCAGTTTATACAATCATCTAATATAAGACCTGACAAGTGGCTAGTTTTAGGTGACATGCTTGAACTAGGTGATAATGAACAACAATTCCATGAACAGATTGCTGATACAATCGATGAAACTAAAATTAGTACAGTATGTTTATTTGGCCCTCGCATGAAATGGTTATATGATAAACTAGCATCCAAATTTTCTGTGGATCGATTAATCCACTCGATTGATAAATATGATGAAATTTCACAAATGATTGAACTGAATGCAACTAGTGAATCTTTAATCTTATTAAAAGGATCTCGAGGAATGAAACTGGAAAAAATACTAGAAAGATTTAGTTAA
- a CDS encoding D-alanine--D-alanine ligase, producing MKKRIGLLYGGKSAEHEVSLSTALAVNKAIDFEKYDVYPIYITLEGEWRQGSQLTEPAETVEQLQINSKLTSKPNNIAKFIVNQNNEQTHFDVIFPLLHGTNGEDGTVQGLLEVLNLPYVGNGVLASSAGMDKVVMKQLFEIAGLSQVPYVHFLRHEWEQEQLSIVDKCERELSWPVFVKPANLGSSVGISKASNKEQLIDAVNFALKYDRKIIVEKGITAREIEMGVLGNNEPRVSVPGEIKPNTEFYDYESKYKDNATSLIIPAVVSEKVVTTMSDMAIRAFKILDCSGLVRSDFFVTDQDEVYINEVNTMPGFTPVSMYPLLWQNSGVSYPELIDTLIDLAIERYEEKQLLQYNKD from the coding sequence ATGAAAAAAAGAATCGGATTGTTATACGGTGGTAAGTCTGCTGAACATGAAGTTTCCTTATCAACCGCGTTAGCAGTAAATAAAGCAATCGATTTCGAAAAATATGACGTATATCCGATATATATTACGTTAGAGGGTGAATGGAGACAGGGTTCGCAATTAACAGAGCCAGCTGAAACGGTAGAACAATTGCAAATCAATTCAAAATTAACAAGCAAACCAAATAATATTGCAAAATTTATTGTAAATCAAAACAATGAACAAACACATTTTGATGTAATTTTTCCATTATTACATGGTACGAACGGTGAGGACGGCACAGTTCAAGGTTTATTAGAAGTGCTTAACTTACCTTATGTAGGTAATGGTGTATTGGCATCGTCAGCCGGTATGGATAAGGTTGTTATGAAACAATTATTTGAGATTGCTGGTTTAAGTCAAGTGCCATATGTACATTTTTTACGCCATGAATGGGAACAAGAACAATTATCAATTGTGGATAAATGTGAGAGGGAGCTATCGTGGCCGGTTTTTGTAAAACCCGCTAATTTAGGCTCAAGTGTGGGAATTAGTAAAGCCTCTAATAAAGAACAATTAATTGATGCTGTTAATTTTGCATTGAAGTATGACCGAAAGATCATAGTAGAAAAGGGTATTACGGCAAGAGAAATTGAAATGGGTGTATTAGGAAATAATGAGCCAAGAGTTTCTGTACCAGGGGAAATTAAACCAAATACAGAATTCTATGATTATGAGTCGAAGTATAAAGATAACGCTACTTCATTGATTATCCCTGCTGTAGTCTCTGAAAAAGTTGTAACGACTATGAGTGATATGGCTATCCGAGCTTTCAAAATATTAGACTGCTCGGGTTTAGTTCGTTCAGATTTCTTCGTAACTGATCAGGATGAAGTATATATTAATGAAGTTAACACGATGCCAGGTTTTACTCCTGTAAGTATGTATCCTTTATTATGGCAAAATAGCGGGGTAAGCTATCCGGAGCTAATAGATACGTTAATTGATCTCGCTATTGAACGCTATGAAGAAAAACAATTACTCCAATACAATAAAGATTAA
- a CDS encoding FtsW/RodA/SpoVE family cell cycle protein codes for MENNRNFTKRLDWPLVFILFAFLIVSLLAISSAQTTGQYGGTNFVIKQLQWYVIGSFIVAFVMYFEPDQYKKMSWYLYGFGIFLLLMLIFMPEGKGQIGEPINGAKSWYQLPFASIQPAEFMKTFFILAAADLISKHHEKYVVKSIKSDFLLLIKLGITLFIPLGFIATQPDLGSSLVFLAITAALVIVAGISWKIIVPIFAGAGVIGGSLLWMAVYMQDFLEDKFGFQPYQFARIYSWLDPYSYPADDGYHLITSLNAIGSGEIFGKGYMSREVYVAENHTDFIFAVIGEEWGFIGASLVICLFFLLIYHLTKTTLTLKDPFCTYVCAGIIAMITFHVFENIGMTIQLLPITGIPLPFISYGGSSLMGNALAIGLVFSMKFHYRTYMFSALDEDE; via the coding sequence ATGGAAAACAATCGTAATTTCACGAAAAGGCTTGATTGGCCTCTCGTTTTTATATTATTTGCATTTTTAATTGTCAGTTTACTAGCCATTTCATCCGCACAAACGACTGGTCAATATGGTGGCACTAATTTTGTCATTAAACAACTACAATGGTATGTAATTGGCTCATTTATCGTTGCGTTTGTTATGTATTTCGAACCTGACCAATATAAAAAAATGTCTTGGTATTTATATGGCTTTGGTATCTTTCTATTACTAATGCTTATTTTTATGCCTGAAGGGAAAGGGCAAATCGGAGAACCTATAAATGGAGCAAAGAGTTGGTACCAATTACCCTTCGCAAGTATACAGCCTGCCGAGTTCATGAAAACCTTCTTCATATTGGCTGCAGCAGATTTAATTAGTAAGCACCATGAAAAGTACGTTGTTAAATCCATAAAGTCGGATTTTCTATTGCTTATCAAACTTGGCATTACATTATTTATCCCATTAGGATTTATCGCTACACAGCCCGATTTAGGGTCATCTCTTGTATTTTTAGCAATTACTGCTGCATTAGTTATTGTCGCGGGGATATCCTGGAAAATTATCGTTCCTATTTTTGCAGGAGCTGGAGTTATCGGCGGATCATTATTATGGATGGCTGTCTATATGCAAGATTTCCTAGAGGATAAATTTGGTTTTCAACCATATCAATTCGCACGTATATATTCATGGCTTGATCCCTATTCATATCCTGCAGATGACGGCTATCATTTAATTACATCATTAAACGCTATTGGTTCTGGCGAAATTTTCGGAAAGGGATACATGAGTCGTGAAGTATATGTTGCAGAAAACCATACAGATTTTATTTTTGCTGTTATAGGTGAAGAATGGGGCTTCATTGGCGCAAGCCTTGTTATTTGTTTGTTCTTCTTGCTCATCTATCATTTAACAAAAACAACTTTGACATTAAAAGATCCATTCTGTACTTATGTTTGCGCTGGGATTATTGCTATGATTACATTCCACGTCTTTGAAAATATTGGAATGACCATCCAACTATTACCAATAACAGGGATACCGCTACCTTTCATAAGCTATGGTGGTAGTTCTTTGATGGGCAATGCCCTTGCAATCGGTTTAGTATTTAGTATGAAATTCCACTATCGAACTTATATGTTTTCAGCACTGGATGAAGACGAGTAA
- a CDS encoding Lmo0850 family protein — protein MTKEVNLKKIVKNLSKLGVTASVTKSRLEILKVLTPPTQTPQV, from the coding sequence ATGACGAAGGAAGTAAACTTAAAAAAAATTGTAAAAAATTTATCAAAGTTAGGTGTTACTGCATCTGTCACAAAATCGCGTCTTGAAATATTAAAAGTATTAACACCACCAACACAAACCCCACAAGTATAA
- a CDS encoding MFS transporter translates to MKKDILLLMSIQFLVYLGFGIIIPVLPEVIVQHQWDEIHVGGLLTVYALASFFTAPLWGSLSDNIGRKQLILTGLIGFSLSFVLFSIFIDNLWMLYISRIVGGLFSGALYTAVTGFISDMSTNENRNMYMGYMGMSIGLGFIFGPAIGGVLGHISLQLPFTISAILIALLFIYGLLVLNEPNRVGEANKRKIIPAGASKLFRYRIRYLFMLSFVVTFVLAGVEATFQLFQISKIGITPLQLGLLFMFSGFIDAVVQGGVVRRIKDGTEAKWLMGAQVITAIGLFLIILTPTLFIAGLALCIFTAGNALARTCVVSLTTKESGGKYGTAAGLSYSMDNLGRIIGPLLFTSLLQYKPSLGYSVSIIITIFSIVLIIFFYHSRKSLRS, encoded by the coding sequence ATGAAAAAAGATATACTCTTACTCATGTCTATTCAATTTCTTGTTTACCTCGGTTTTGGAATAATCATACCCGTATTACCTGAAGTTATTGTGCAACATCAATGGGATGAAATTCATGTAGGGGGACTTCTAACTGTCTATGCATTGGCTAGTTTTTTCACCGCACCCTTATGGGGATCATTATCTGATAATATAGGAAGAAAACAACTTATCCTAACCGGACTAATTGGTTTCTCACTAAGCTTTGTATTATTCAGTATTTTTATTGATAACTTATGGATGTTATATATATCTCGAATTGTGGGCGGACTTTTTTCCGGAGCCCTTTATACCGCGGTTACTGGGTTTATTAGTGATATGTCGACAAATGAAAATCGTAATATGTATATGGGCTATATGGGTATGTCTATAGGATTAGGTTTCATCTTCGGTCCTGCAATTGGGGGAGTTTTAGGGCATATTAGTTTGCAATTACCATTTACCATATCTGCTATATTGATTGCACTATTATTTATTTATGGACTTCTAGTATTGAATGAACCAAATCGTGTTGGCGAGGCAAATAAACGAAAAATTATCCCTGCAGGGGCATCTAAACTTTTTAGATACCGAATTCGATATCTTTTTATGCTTTCGTTTGTTGTTACGTTTGTTCTTGCAGGAGTGGAGGCAACATTCCAACTTTTTCAAATTAGTAAAATCGGTATTACTCCATTACAATTAGGCCTTCTTTTTATGTTTAGTGGCTTTATTGATGCCGTCGTTCAAGGAGGCGTTGTAAGGAGAATTAAAGATGGTACTGAAGCAAAATGGTTAATGGGAGCACAAGTAATTACCGCCATTGGGTTGTTCTTGATAATTTTGACACCAACTTTATTCATTGCTGGTCTAGCACTTTGTATATTTACTGCAGGAAACGCCTTAGCAAGAACTTGTGTTGTTTCCTTAACGACAAAAGAATCTGGTGGTAAATACGGAACAGCAGCCGGATTGTCCTATTCAATGGATAACTTAGGTCGTATCATTGGTCCACTTTTATTCACATCATTGTTACAATATAAACCTTCATTGGGCTATTCAGTTTCTATCATCATAACGATTTTCTCAATTGTATTAATTATTTTCTTTTATCATTCCAGAAAAAGTTTGAGAAGTTAA
- a CDS encoding YwqG family protein: MKLPKHLDLPFELEIFRHRIESSILPSVQIAPHFQKTSILDSKFSGIPYLPKNYSYPKDLDGNNMFLLAQINFSQVQLGYPFPNHGLLQFFISPLICKRNSILEEHIFQHYFKVRYYSDIQIGNHFSEDFALFDKEIWNFPIGNEMKLSFKHQIEPVSALDYRIDHFLQTPLAHYPAYFDNERTLEDVYLEHFLGAEHKIGGYPYFIHNDTRKRSPFFKRFDTLLLQIVSNDAHNIMWGDSGVVKFFINHQKLLNLDFTDVYLIADQYE; this comes from the coding sequence ATGAAATTACCTAAACATCTTGATTTACCATTTGAATTGGAGATTTTTCGACATAGAATAGAATCTTCTATACTCCCTTCTGTACAAATTGCTCCACACTTTCAAAAAACCTCAATACTCGATAGTAAATTTTCAGGAATACCATACCTACCCAAAAACTATTCCTACCCAAAAGATCTTGACGGGAATAATATGTTTCTTTTAGCACAAATTAATTTTTCACAGGTACAACTTGGTTACCCTTTTCCTAACCATGGTCTATTGCAGTTTTTTATCTCACCACTAATCTGCAAACGAAATAGTATACTTGAGGAGCATATATTTCAACATTATTTTAAGGTACGTTACTACTCAGATATACAAATTGGCAATCACTTTTCTGAAGATTTCGCACTATTCGACAAGGAGATTTGGAATTTCCCTATTGGAAATGAAATGAAATTATCCTTTAAACATCAAATTGAGCCTGTTTCCGCTTTAGACTATCGAATCGATCATTTTTTGCAAACACCACTTGCACATTATCCTGCTTATTTCGACAACGAGAGGACCTTAGAGGATGTATATTTAGAACACTTTCTTGGGGCCGAACATAAAATAGGTGGGTACCCATATTTCATTCATAACGATACTCGCAAACGTTCACCTTTTTTCAAAAGGTTTGATACACTATTATTGCAAATAGTCTCAAATGATGCACACAATATAATGTGGGGCGACTCAGGTGTCGTCAAATTTTTCATTAACCATCAAAAATTATTAAATCTTGATTTTACAGACGTATATTTAATTGCCGATCAATATGAATAG
- the cls gene encoding cardiolipin synthase has translation MSILFNPYVILPILFIINLFLAITVIFLERKDASSAWAWILVLFFLPFLGFLLYLLLGRQLRKKHLFRWDGQKDIGIDNLISYQIEAIENDTLDFHDDYVEGHKSLIHMNLKTSNSVLTQDNYVQIFNDGAEKFESLLEDILAAKDHIHIQYYIFKLDNLGQRILQTLIKKAKQGVKVRILYDEMGSRGLKKRKFKELIDLGGEVEVFFPSVLPLFNPRLNFRNHRKIVIIDGRIGYIGGFNVGDEYLGLNKKFGYWRDTHLRVEGSSVHPLQTRFLLDWNQASHNSIDYSDKYFPAIPKKGDVALQIVSSGPDTDWPTIKNGYLKLLMSAKRYIYIQTPYFIPDSSFLNAIEIATLSGIDVRIMIPNKPDHMFVYWATYSYVGELLKAGAKVYIYEKGFIHAKTIVIDDEASTVGTANIDVRSFSLNFEVNAFIYNRSISHELAEVFEKDIFDCSELTLEMYNNRPNIIKIKESVSRLLTPIL, from the coding sequence GTGAGTATCCTCTTTAATCCTTATGTTATCTTACCCATTCTATTTATTATCAATTTGTTCCTCGCCATCACGGTTATATTTTTGGAAAGAAAAGATGCTTCCTCAGCATGGGCTTGGATACTCGTGTTGTTCTTTTTGCCATTTCTAGGCTTCTTGTTGTATCTATTACTTGGAAGGCAACTTCGAAAAAAACACTTATTTAGGTGGGATGGACAAAAAGATATTGGGATTGACAATTTAATAAGCTATCAAATTGAAGCTATTGAAAATGATACACTTGATTTTCATGATGATTATGTAGAAGGACACAAAAGCCTCATTCACATGAACTTAAAAACAAGCAATTCTGTATTAACTCAAGATAATTATGTTCAAATATTTAATGATGGCGCAGAAAAGTTTGAATCTTTACTCGAAGACATATTAGCCGCGAAAGACCATATCCATATTCAATATTATATTTTTAAATTGGATAATTTAGGACAGCGTATTCTTCAGACATTAATAAAAAAAGCTAAACAAGGTGTTAAAGTTAGGATTCTTTACGATGAAATGGGCTCTCGAGGGCTTAAAAAACGCAAATTTAAAGAACTTATTGATCTAGGTGGAGAAGTTGAAGTATTCTTTCCATCCGTATTGCCTCTCTTTAATCCAAGATTAAATTTCCGTAACCATCGTAAGATTGTCATTATCGATGGTAGAATCGGATATATTGGGGGATTTAACGTTGGAGATGAATACTTAGGATTAAATAAAAAGTTTGGTTATTGGCGTGACACGCACTTGAGAGTAGAAGGCAGCTCCGTTCATCCATTACAAACAAGGTTTCTACTTGATTGGAATCAAGCGAGTCACAATAGTATCGATTATTCCGATAAGTACTTTCCTGCTATTCCAAAAAAAGGGGACGTTGCACTACAGATTGTTTCTAGTGGTCCAGATACTGATTGGCCCACAATTAAAAACGGTTACTTGAAATTACTAATGAGCGCGAAACGCTATATTTATATACAAACACCTTATTTTATTCCTGATAGCAGTTTCTTAAATGCCATTGAGATTGCAACTCTTTCCGGTATCGACGTTCGTATCATGATACCAAACAAACCGGATCACATGTTCGTTTATTGGGCTACCTATTCATATGTTGGTGAGCTACTAAAAGCTGGAGCAAAAGTATATATATATGAAAAAGGATTTATCCATGCAAAAACCATTGTCATAGATGATGAAGCGTCCACTGTAGGTACTGCAAATATCGATGTTCGCAGTTTTAGCTTAAATTTTGAAGTGAATGCATTTATTTATAACCGTTCTATTTCTCACGAGCTAGCTGAAGTTTTTGAAAAAGATATATTCGATTGTTCGGAGTTAACTTTAGAAATGTATAATAACCGCCCTAATATTATTAAAATTAAAGAATCTGTTTCTCGTTTACTTACTCCAATATTATAA